CGGAGGAACTTGTACTGAAGTTTAAGTTTCAAATATGGAGTAGGGGGTGGGTTATCCCTTCCTCTACTTCTAAAAAAAATTGGTTTTATGATTCGACATGTAGCTGTAATTGCATTTCTTTTATTCAGTTTATCGGGGAATGGACAGGTCGTAGTAACCGGGAAGGTTAGCACCTTTGTGGGCGATTCGGTGGTTAGCATTCCTATGCCTATCGATGGCTTCTTTAACCGCGAATTTGTTACAGAGGCCGATAGCTACCCCATTAAGGCCGATAGCTCTTTTCGTGCCGTTTTGCCAATATTGCAGCCTGCATTTATCATTATGAAGGTTGGGAAACTGTCCGTATTATTGCTTGTATTTCCCGGCGATAGCCTCTTTGTTACCCTTCAATACGACGTGCACTCTCCCCCAAAACTCACAATTGGAGGTTCTAACGCTGCCGGGCATGAGTATTACAACCACAAGTATTATGGTATCAATCCTTTTGTGAGATGGAAGAGTTTTATTGATATTGCGGAAACAGCCAAGCCAGAGAGTATTCGAATACTGGCCGAGAAACAGGTCCAACTTTTTGTCTCGCCGTACGATAGCATCGCATCCTTAGGGCTTATTACTCCCGAGTACAATGCACTAATAAAACGAGAGGTGGAGTTCTCATGCACCAACTCATTGCATGATCCGCTCGACAGTAAGTATGAGGGAACGAAATCAGCTGCGATTGATAGCTTTCGCCATAGCACCGTGATCAAGTTAAATGTTTTTGGTGTGGAAAATCGGATGCTTTTCTCATATGCCACAATGGTGATGAAATGTATGAATTGGCCAATTTGTATTCAAACCTATCCATTGTCCTTAAAGGAGAAGCAAAAATGGTCCACCTTTAAGGTATATGTAAATAGAGCATATACACCAAAGTGGGTGCAGTCTATGCTCTTTGCTAGGGGGATTAGGGTGAACTTTGAAATGGCTGCTGATGAGTTTGATGTGGTGAAAGGGTTCGCGCTGTATAAGCAGGAGTTCCCCCAAAGCGGCTATACCCCATATTTGGAGAGGTTGCAGGAACAGTATTTTCAGCGGAAAGCACTCTCGGCCACCAGCGTTCACTTTATTGATTCTTCGCGGCAATACTCAACCCTCGATTCTCTTCTATCGGAAAATTACCGAGGTAGCTATGTGTTTATTGATGTGTGGGCAACCTGGTGCAATCCGTGCCGCATGGAGTTTGCTCACTCGGCACAGGTGCATAAACTTTTGGGAAAGTATGGCGTTAAAATGCTCTACCTTTCGGTTGATAGCGATAAGGCCGAAAAGGCATGGCGGAGTGTGGCCACCTCATCGGGGTTGGAGGGCGATCACTATCGCGTCAGTAAGGCATTCTATGACAACCTCCGAACGGCTATATACAATAAGGGTGAGAAATTGGGTGTTCCCCGCTATGTATTGGTATCACCCGATGGCAAAATTCTCGATAACGATATGCCCCGCCCTAGCTTTAATCAAGAGTTGGATTATAGGCTTAAGGAGCTGCTAGGAAAATAGGTTACCCCAGCTGTTGTGTGCCTATTATTTAAGCCTAAGCAGCATGGCCGTTCTTAGCAACGAAGAGCAAAAGATGGTAAAGGGTGGACAAGCTGCTGCTTACAGTTGTTCCTGTAGTGATGGATCCGCAGTATGGACTGGGACGTATTCTGGTGATGGTCGTGCTAGTGATCGTGCTGCATATTGGTGTG
The sequence above is a segment of the Williamwhitmania taraxaci genome. Coding sequences within it:
- a CDS encoding TlpA family protein disulfide reductase, producing the protein MIRHVAVIAFLLFSLSGNGQVVVTGKVSTFVGDSVVSIPMPIDGFFNREFVTEADSYPIKADSSFRAVLPILQPAFIIMKVGKLSVLLLVFPGDSLFVTLQYDVHSPPKLTIGGSNAAGHEYYNHKYYGINPFVRWKSFIDIAETAKPESIRILAEKQVQLFVSPYDSIASLGLITPEYNALIKREVEFSCTNSLHDPLDSKYEGTKSAAIDSFRHSTVIKLNVFGVENRMLFSYATMVMKCMNWPICIQTYPLSLKEKQKWSTFKVYVNRAYTPKWVQSMLFARGIRVNFEMAADEFDVVKGFALYKQEFPQSGYTPYLERLQEQYFQRKALSATSVHFIDSSRQYSTLDSLLSENYRGSYVFIDVWATWCNPCRMEFAHSAQVHKLLGKYGVKMLYLSVDSDKAEKAWRSVATSSGLEGDHYRVSKAFYDNLRTAIYNKGEKLGVPRYVLVSPDGKILDNDMPRPSFNQELDYRLKELLGK